The following are from one region of the Carnobacterium gallinarum DSM 4847 genome:
- a CDS encoding HD domain-containing protein, whose protein sequence is MREAKWKTDTEYLGYIKDLVETEEVQKLAEYTQHHFTTRLEHSISVSYRSYRIAKKFGWNARSTARAGLLHDLFYYDWRDTKFDEGTHAYVHPRIACENAEKLTPLSDLERDIIIKHMWLATIAPPRYKESYVVTFVDKYCACQEVVVPLMGKAKSNVKRKWSKLKLSVQ, encoded by the coding sequence ATGAGGGAAGCAAAATGGAAAACAGATACTGAATATCTTGGCTATATTAAAGATTTAGTTGAAACAGAAGAAGTACAAAAGCTTGCTGAATATACTCAGCATCACTTTACAACACGATTAGAACATTCAATTAGTGTTTCATACCGTAGTTATCGAATTGCTAAGAAATTTGGCTGGAATGCACGTTCAACAGCTCGAGCAGGTTTATTACATGATTTATTTTACTATGATTGGCGAGATACAAAGTTTGATGAAGGCACACATGCCTACGTCCACCCAAGAATAGCCTGTGAGAATGCAGAAAAATTAACACCATTGTCTGATTTAGAACGTGACATTATCATTAAACACATGTGGTTAGCAACAATTGCCCCACCTCGTTATAAAGAAAGCTATGTTGTAACATTTGTTGATAAATATTGTGCTTGTCAAGAAGTGGTTGTTCCTCTAATGGGAAAAGCTAAATCAAATGTAAAACGCAAATGGTCAAAATTAAAATTATCCGTTCAATAA
- a CDS encoding winged helix-turn-helix transcriptional regulator yields the protein MMEVKTCEERQATICPKFEQTFSILGKKWMGLIIDVLLEGPQRFKDMAAKIPSVSDRVLVERLKELEQCGIVTRTVYPDSPVRVAYSLTEKGESLKPVMDEVQCWADKWIGC from the coding sequence ATGATGGAAGTGAAAACATGCGAAGAAAGACAAGCAACAATTTGCCCTAAATTTGAACAGACATTTTCAATATTAGGCAAAAAGTGGATGGGTCTAATTATTGATGTTTTATTGGAAGGACCGCAACGCTTTAAAGATATGGCAGCTAAAATACCTAGTGTCAGCGATCGCGTTTTAGTTGAAAGACTAAAAGAGCTTGAACAGTGTGGAATTGTTACACGTACAGTTTACCCAGATTCTCCAGTAAGAGTTGCCTATAGTTTGACTGAAAAGGGCGAATCATTAAAACCCGTTATGGATGAAGTTCAATGTTGGGCTGATAAATGGATTGGCTGTTGA